The Candidatus Zixiibacteriota bacterium genome window below encodes:
- a CDS encoding redox-sensing transcriptional repressor Rex, giving the protein MPSLNRKRISESTIHRLSQYYRALSLLEKENYETVSSKELAKREKLTPAQVRKDLSFFGSFGTRGLGYPVKELRTQIASILGLDRTWRVALIGVGNIGSALVSYKEFAKQGFNIVKLFDNDQRKIGSNHKGLQVSDARSLKSELADSKIEMVILAVPATVAQYIVDDVVQSGIKAILNFAPVNLKVPEDVYLRNENMSMELEYLSFAMVNNHAPKRVK; this is encoded by the coding sequence ATGCCATCGCTGAATCGTAAACGCATTTCCGAATCAACCATTCACCGTCTCTCCCAGTACTATCGGGCCCTTTCACTTCTCGAAAAAGAGAACTATGAAACTGTCTCGTCGAAAGAGCTCGCCAAACGGGAGAAATTGACTCCGGCCCAGGTACGCAAAGACCTGTCGTTTTTTGGTTCATTCGGCACACGCGGATTGGGATATCCGGTTAAAGAATTGCGCACGCAGATCGCCTCGATTCTCGGTCTGGATCGCACCTGGCGGGTAGCTCTGATAGGTGTCGGCAATATCGGTTCGGCGCTGGTGAGCTACAAGGAATTCGCCAAACAGGGATTCAACATCGTCAAGCTGTTCGACAACGACCAGCGCAAGATCGGCTCCAACCACAAGGGGTTGCAGGTTTCCGACGCGCGCAGCTTGAAGTCCGAGCTGGCCGATTCCAAGATCGAGATGGTGATCCTGGCCGTGCCGGCGACAGTCGCACAGTACATTGTGGATGATGTCGTGCAATCCGGTATCAAGGCGATCCTCAATTTCGCGCCGGTCAATCTGAAAGTGCCGGAGGATGTCTACCTTCGGAACGAAAATATGTCCATGGAACTGGAATATTTGTCGTTCGCCATGGTGAACAATCACGCCCCCAAGCGCGTTAAATAG